Proteins from a genomic interval of Corythoichthys intestinalis isolate RoL2023-P3 chromosome 3, ASM3026506v1, whole genome shotgun sequence:
- the igsf9b gene encoding protein turtle homolog A isoform X2: MGLERQWLQAITALAIFLLSVSQGLSSVVRGREGGSAELGCSLTPKSVDATSPNLFPLHVVEWVRLGYNVPILIKFGVYAPRVHPNYKGRVSLTRGASLLVERLTLEDEGWFECRILLLDSKTDDFQNGTWTFLSITAPPVFIKTPPSFVEVLLGDSLTLSCGAHGNPRPTVVWHKDESPIEKHEKIKVLNGTLSLTSATRSISGVYKCHVSNSEGNLTHATQLQVKGPPIIIISPEDTTLNMSQDAVLQCQADAYPSNLTYEWMKQGQNVYHIESLKSRVKVLVDGTLLIPNLIPEDAGNYTCIPTNGILTPPSASAHLKVKHPARVVRMPRETYLPSGMEGVIVCPVQADPPVLYVNWTKDGNNLNLDNFPGWMVNSEGSVFIATANDNAVGMYSCTAYNSYGTMGQSDPTQVILQDPPTFLVPPRPEYLQEVGRELIIPCEAGGDPLPNITWSKIGRIPRSQYFVLANGSLMLQPLSKDHHGGWECLASNRVATVSVGTVVMVLGTSPHAVFSVSVNTEINQANVSWVPGFDGGYTQKFTVWVKQASRGKHEWASLPVPTSKNYLLVTALLAATSYQFSVLPQNKLGSGPFSEIVTARTQAFPTEAPTIVTTLVALEPPLILSANRTTLGVLLQWSNPEAPSSPLTSFVLQARRNQGQWVILSSNISANESEVLVQGLLRDSSYDLRLMSRSNQVRSEPSDFVSISTTGMQIYPLSPSFLELLPAPLLAGVIGGVCFLFMAIVLSLVTACYMRNWRARRRRKRQQDVPPAFQKSPSSEARSPPRSPDSVLKLKLCPPIPFFPTSSSQYDRSSFDKGSRGEYQDQRKQLLANSSPPPHYTLFESHLGSQAPSPTSLESIHRGPDGRFIIQPLIENSSPSNKKNLKDILQSNGGASGSGSNRTSFRDSPKSSILSSDRDVRKDSPLTVDVLALNKPPQSPGKVRTLARNFSRHGCFYSDDEHGSENLLERASFYSDNSDKKPSDSLRRHRKAARTEDLFPILSRKTYILDREADRPQSSAYQPMASHLTDDSTLITQLDSDLENDSIKKCIQLAREREEMERELERYTTNNRNRDDGKGSPQCSVSQSDEDPVWKLQDVTLRQKHKPSGHTSRVADYRRACYFGSTSSPTDRVCSSHIQWDISPVTAMTNLVPVKSPWETTSVQHSHPSVETTNSFGVDSSHTQVTQNTSLPMPSMDVTFENPTVQCLATSPRAKSLSPHRDSDICSKTLTEGLGENIGVGGAPSRSRNSYAYGTRNWDPASRTPLVYSKRSESPTFTASTSYGATRDPGPSGIATLPYEHQVKSNCKDGKYQSCDDRLSSGSEREGVRGRSRRSEKGQFSHSPSPVSPLTLVEESKSDRSQFSIPRMSGSFKTKPAASPSKITMQTSAILEYLSLPGFIEMSVDEPEEEAEVTDSAGQCYDKKSIQSVVAKPDVVPKNWEVHVQEIAETEKNRVKVCFEPSPETNASRAQVEAREAQPRVRFPDHIRPISPAPEKTSKQLYNEKTQIRAETKSTESRLGSRPAHTLLSAAKGMVAIMSKHSPSFTDSSESLSEQPQRQSSPGNRTNNIASRITQAPVPFLRKSLSVGPCRTLSGMVPPQPFLKKSISFGSPRWEHFESPRTYISEKCYWDEFPNPDVRVKSYSLGRTPSSFQRPGPSWREYIPVRRPTMGSLERPRCSQRSSPSYFTPSMYPPRESSASPMPEHCDPRRHAAVFPDSSSWSPSYPETLRSTQYKYIPMHTSIPFPNNHPWPGPRPENMRLMDPRMGPPRPYLPRGISWPSPYCMPFPQREGDGYRQSERMTRRAGDVESREVREGGRASYASQSSGRGSAGLFRQSLSITPTLLSSPETTEESVRHRSEPDPTLRRSKSRRNTSVDESYEWDSADACVDSEVLEALRFDQSQGDFQTKRGRLVCDQPAGLQDQRNKGASEKDNK; encoded by the exons GGCGTGTCTCCCTGACCCGCGGCGCCTCCTTGCTGGTGGAGCGGCTGACCCTTGAGGACGAGGGCTGGTTTGAATGCCGCATCCTGCTCCTGGACAGCAAAACGGACGACTTCCAAAATGGCACGTGGACATTCCTCTCCATCACAG CTCCACCCGTGTTTATCAAGACACCACCGAGTTTTGTGGAGGTTCTGCTTGGAGACTCATTGACACTCAGCTGCGGCGCTCATGGCAACCCCCGCCCAACTGTTGTGTGGCACAAAGATGAAAGCCCAATtgagaaacatgaaaaaatcaaa GTGCTTAACGGTACCTTGTCTTTGACCTCAGCCACAAGAAGCATTTCAGGAGTGTACAAATGTCACGTTTCCAATTCAGAAGGCAACCTTACACACGCAACACAACTGCAGGTCAAAG GTCCCCCAATCATCATCATCTCACCAGAGGACACCACTCTCAATATGTCTCAGGATGCAGTTCTGCAGTGCCAGGCTGATGCTTACCCGTCCAACCTGACATATGAATGGATGAAACAAGGACAGAATGTTTACCATATTGA ATCTCTAAAATCCAGAGTGAAGGTTTTGGTGGACGGAACCCTTTTAATCCCTAATCTAATCCCAGAAGATGCTGGAAACTACACATGTATCCCAACAAATGGGATATTGACTCCACCCTCAGCCTCAGCTCATCTGAAAGTTAAAC ATCCTGCTCGAGTTGTACGAATGCCCAGGGAAACCTACTTGCCCTCTGGCATGGAGGGGGTGATTGTATGTCCTGTCCAGGCGGATCCCCCAGTGCTTTACGTGAACTGGACCAAAGATGGGAACAACTTAAATCTAGATAAT TTTCCAGGGTGGATGGTGAATTCTGAAGGTTCGGTTTTCATAGCAACAGCAAATGACAATGCTGTGGGCATGTACAGTTGCACCGCATATAACAGCTACGGCACAATGGGTCAGTCTGACCCCACTCAGGTCATTCTGCAG GATCCACCCACATTCCTAGTGCCTCCCCGGCCTGAGTATCTTCAGGAGGTGGGCAGAGAGTTGATCATACCCTGTGAAGCTGGTGGCGATCCCTTGCCAAACATAACATGGAGCAAG ATTGGCCGAATTCCTCGTTCTCAGTATTTTGTGTTGGCCAATGGCTCCCTCATGCTGCAGCCTCTCAGTAAAGACCATCACGGGGGCTGGGAATGCTTGGCCTCTAATCGTGTAGCAACTGTCAGTGTGGGAACTGTGGTAATGGTGCTGG GTACAAGCCCTCATGCTGTGTTTTCAGTATCTGTAAACACAGAAATAAACCAAGCTAATGTGTCATGGGTCCCTGGGTTTGATGGTGGATACACCCAGAAGTTCACTGTGTG GGTCAAGCAAGCATCCAGAGGTAAACATGAATGGGCATCTTTACCCGTACCCACATCTAAGAACTACCTGTTGGTCACCGCTCTGCTGGCTGCAACTAGTTATCAGTTCAGTGTTCTACCTCAGAATAAACTCGGCTCTGGACCTTTCAGTGAAATTGTTACTGCAAGAACTCAag CTTTTCCAACAGAAGCCCCAACCATCGTCACCACTTTAGTCGCACTTGAACCGCCCTTAATCTTGTCTGCTAACCGGACCACGCTTGGTGTTCTCCTCCAATGGTCAAATCCTGAGGCTCCATCCTCTCCGTTGACAAGTTTTGTGCTGCAGGCTCGTCGAAATCAGGGCCAGTGGGTCATCCTTAGCAGCAACATCAGTGCCAATGAGAGCGAAGTTCTTGTTCAGGGACTGCTTCGC GACTCCAGTTATGATCTGAGGCTGATGTCCCGTAGTAATCAAGTGCGCAGCGAACCAAGTGATTTTGTCAGTATATCTACGACAG GGATGCAGATTTACCCACTAAGCCCGAGTTTTTTGGAGCTCCTTCCTGCACCTCTCCTAGCTGGTGTGATCGGTGGAGTCTGCTTCCTTTTCATGGCCATTGTGCTCTCATTAGTAACAGCTTGCTATATGAGAAATTGGCGAGCACGTCGGCGTAGGAAGAGACAACAAG ATGTCCCACCTGCTTTCCAGAAGAGTCCATCTTCAGA agcTCGCTCGCCTCCTCGCAGTCCAGACAGTGTCTTGAAGCTAAAGCTGTGTCCACCCATTCCCTTCTTCCCAACGTCCTCATCACAGTACGATCGCTCCTCTTTTGATAAAGGCAGTCGAGGAGAATATCAAGATCAGCGCAAGCAGCTTTTAGCCAACTCATCTCCACCACCACATTACACACTCTTTGAGAGCCACCTGGGGTCCCAGGCTCCCTCTCCAACATCTTTGGAGTCTATTCACAGAGGCCCAGATGGACGTTTCATTATCCAACCTCTGATCGAGAATTCCAGTCCCTCCAATAAGAAAAATCTCAAGGATATCTTGCAAAGCAATGGTGGTGCAAGTGGCTCAGGAAGCAATCGTACGTCCTTTAGGGACTCCCCAAAGTCAAGTATCTTGAGTTCTGACAGGGATGTGAGGAAAGATTCTCCACTTACTGTAGATGTCCTGGCGCTTAATAAACCTCCTCAATCTCCGGGAAAAGTACGAACCCTTGCTCGGAATTTCTCCCGTCATGGCTGCTTTTACTCCGATGATGAACATGGCTCAGAGAACCTCCTAGAAAGAGCAAGCTTTTATTCTGATAACAGTGATAAAAAACCTAGTGATTCTCTGAGAAGGCATCGCAAGGCAGCTCGTACTGAAGACCTTTTCCCTATTTTGTCGAGGAAAACCTACATTTTGGATAGAGAGGCAGACAGACCGCAGTCCTCAGCTTATCAACCCATGGCCAGTCACCTTACTGATGATAGCACGCTAATCACACAACTTGATAGCGACCTGGAgaatgacagcataaaaaagtgCATACAGCTGGCCAGGGAGAGGGAGGAAATGGAGCGTGAGCTCGAACGCTATACAACCAATAACAGAAACCGAGATGACGGGAAAGGGAGCCCGCAGTGTAGCGTATCCCAGTCAGATGAAGACCCTGTATGGAAATTACAAGATGTAACCCTTCGTCAAAAACACAAGCCCTCAGGCCACACAAGTCGGGTAGCAGACTATCGAAGAGCGTGCTACTTTGGCAGCACAAGTAGCCCTACAGACAGAGTTTGTTCATCTCACATTCAATGGGACATTAGCCCTGTTACAGCCATGACAAACCTTGTTCCAGTGAAGAGCCCCTGGGAGACCACATCTGTACAGCATTCTCATCCGTCTGTAGAAACTACAAACTCGTTTGGTGTTGATTCATCTCATACTCAGGTGACTCAGAACACATCTCTTCCTATGCCTTCTATGGATGTGACATTTGAAAACCCCACAGTTCAATGTTTAGCGACATCACCCAGAGCCAAGTCACTGAGTCCTCACAGAGATTCAGATATATGTAGTAAGACCTTAACAGAGGGCTTAGGGGAAAATATAGGTGTTGGTGGTGCTCCCTCTCGATCCAGAAATTCATATGCTTATGGCACTCGGAATTGGGATCCAGCTTCTCGAACTCCTTTAGTCTACAGTAAGCGGTCTGAGAGTCCCACTTTTACCGCTTCAACATCATATGGGGCCACAAGGGATCCTGGTCCTTCAGGTATCGCTACCTTACCCTATGAGCATCAAGTTAAATCGAATTGCAAAGACGGCAAATATCAAAGCTGTGATGACCGTCTCAGCTCTGGATCAGAAAGAGAAGGTGTTCGAGGACGCTCCAGGAGGAGTGAAAAGGggcaattctctcatagccctagCCCTGTGTCACCACTAACCCTTGTAGAAGAATCTAAAAGTGATCGATCCCAATTTTCTATCCCCAGAATGTCAGGGTCTTTCAAGACCAAACCAGCAGCATCCCCTTCTAAAATAACAATGCAAACAAGTGCAATTCTGGAATATCTGAGCCTTCCAGGTTTTATTGAGATGAGTGTAGATGAACCCGAGGAAGAAGCTGAAGTTACAGACAGTGCTGGACAATGTTATGACAAAAAATCTATTCAGTCAGTTGTGGCTAAGCCTGACGTAGTACCTAAGAATTGGGAGGTTCATGTACAGGAAATTgctgaaactgaaaaaaatagagTTAAGGTTTGCTTTGAACCATCACCAGAAACAAATGCCTCCAGGGCTCAAGTTGAAGCAAGGGAGGCCCAACCTCGAGTAAGGTTTCCGGACCACATAAGACCAATATCGCCTGCTCCAGAAAAAACTAGTAAACAGCTATACAATGAAAAAACCCAGATACGAGCAGAAACAAAAAGCACTGAGTCAAGACTGGGTTCCAGACCCGCACATACCTTGCTTAGTGCCGCTAAAGGCATGGTAGCTATCATGTCAAAACATTCTCCGAGCTTTACTGACAGTAGTGAGTCTTTATCAGAACAACCCCAAAGACAAAGTTCTCCTGGCAATCGGACCAATAACATTGCATCACGAATAACTCAAGCCCCAGTCCCGTTTCTAAGGAAATCCTTAAGTGTTGGCCCTTGTAGAACACTGTCAGGTATGGTACCCCCTCAACCTTTCCTTAAGAAATCTATCAGTTTTGGCTCCCCCAGATGGGAACACTTTGAGAGCCCAAGGACGTACATCTCTGAGAAATGTTACtgggatgagttcccgaacCCAGATGTCAGGGTGAAGTCTTACAGTTTAGGTAGGACTCCATCTTCCTTTCAAAGACCTGGCCCTTCCTGGAGAGAGTACATCCCTGTCAGGCGTCCCACGATGGGGAGCTTGGAGAGGCCCCGATGTTCACAAAGATCCAGTCCCTCTTACTTCACTCCTTCCATGTACCCACCCAGAGAAAGCTCAGCATCACCAATGCCGGAACACTGTGATCCACGACGGCACGCGGCGGTATTCCCAGATTCCTCAAGCTGGTCCCCTTCTTATCCAGAGACACTTAGATCTACTCAGTACAAGTATATCCCCATGCACACTTCCATCCCATTCCCCAATAATCACCCCTGGCCAGGACCCAGACCAGAGAACATGAGGCTGATGGACCCAAGAATGGGCCCCCCGAGGCCTTACCTTCCCAGAGGTATCAGCTGGCCTTCACCATACTGCATGCCTTTCCCTCAGAGGGAGGGTGACGGTTACAGACAGTCAGAAAGAATGACAAGGAGGGCAGGTGATGTGGAGAGTCGAGAGGTCCGAGAAGGAGGGAGGGCCAGCTATGCCAGTCAGAGCAGTGGGAGAGGCAGTGCCGGTCTTTTTCGCCAGTCGCTGTCCATCACTCCCACACTGCTCAGCTCTCCCGAAACCACGGAGGAGAGTGTGAGGCACAGATCTGAGCCGGATCCAACTCTAAGGAGATCGAAAAG TAGAAGGAACACGTCAGTAGATGAGAGTTATGAGTGGGATTCTGCTGACGCATGTGTGGACTCTGAAGTCCTGGAGGCCTTGAGGTTTGATCAGTCACAAGGAGATTTTCAGACAAAGAGGGGGAGGCTTGTGTGCGATCAACCTGCTGGCCTCCAGGACCAAAGAAACAAAG GTGCATCTGAGAAAGACAACAAGTAG